The Helianthus annuus cultivar XRQ/B chromosome 15, HanXRQr2.0-SUNRISE, whole genome shotgun sequence genomic sequence CATTTTCGGCAAAAACATATAAACCAATAATTGTGTCATAGAGCGAAGTAATTATTTTAAATGCATATCTAGAAACCCCCAAGTTAAACTTTAGAATTGGAAAGCCATTTTGTGATTCTGAAAAATGCTTTTAATCATACATTCATATGTGTTGAATGATTAATCACTTTTTTCATAGACTTTCTAGTTTATTATATGATTGAACTTTGATATATTCTTTGTGGCTGACATACAATTCTCTCTCCAAACTTTATTTGCCTACTTATGAGATTTGATTTTAGTTGTACTCTTAGGATTCGTCTAGTTTAAATATTTAACATCAAATGGCTTCAATTGCACTATGCAACGTCATTGATTGGGTTGGGTATGCATGGTATACATAATCATTTTCAGATAAGTTTCGTGTACAATGTAAAACTGATGTCAACCTTTCATCTTTGTGTATTTAACATCAAATGGCTTCAATTGAACTACCTTATTTATATTCCAAAAGATAGAATGTCACAACTAAAGTATAATCGGTGGTATATGTACTCTGTAGCGGATCTAGACCAAAATTTCAGGAGTAAcgtttgattttttttatcatactTTCATACAATATAAAGGAAACAATTTTTTTTCTACCGTACTTTCATTGCTTGTTAGCAATATTTGAACTTGGACCGATACCATCATTTTCTTGGAATCTTCTTTCAAAAAGATTGCTAATAAGAACTTGTTTAAAATGCGGTTTCATCTTCCAAGTACCCAAACTTTAAAAGAAACACAATGTAAATTATAATCAACTGCACATAAAGTCATCAACCCTAAGTCCCTATTCCCTAATCAATCGCACGTAATGACATAAACCTTAGAAAATCTAATAACTATAACCCTAAAACCAATTGCACATAAACCCCTATCAATTCCATATAATATATGCGTAAATTACACATTTTGTCCTTTAACTTTATATCAACTTGCACcgtgtgtcctttgtctttagaAATTACACCGTCTGTCCTTTATTTGAAACTTTTGCACACCACAAGTCCTTTACACCAACTTCATCCATTTTCTTAGATAAGACCAGTCATGCacccctcatgtgaggggcaaAATTGTCATTATATCATTTTTATGTAATTACATATATTGTcctttaataaaaacatctcgGGTTAATATATATGCAACGTCATTCgtcaaaaaaattagaaaaaattaaaacaaaataaacaaatatacaAAATTTAAAAGATATAAAATACAAatagtaaaaagtaaaaaaatatatgACATTCTAAGCTACTCGCTAGATACTTGAGCTTGGCTCGAACCAAGCTAAACTTAAACGAGCCAAGCCCAAAAGGTTTCTAGAACCGGTGTTGGATTAGACCAGGGGACTTATGTGGCTTTTGGTTATTGTAAATATGGTCAGAGGATTCATTAGTTTGGCTAGCATCTCCACCAGCATTTGGGAATTAAACGTACTGCTCATTTGGGGTCCATTGATATACAAATGAGTGAACGATAAAACCGTTCAAGAACTTAGTTCATGATTCATGAGTCGACCCATTAGACTAcaaggtatggtgatggaccatctttggaggatgatccgccacgtaggcgacacgtcatagtcctcccaaggatggatcatcctccaaaactagggggcatgggaggatggtcctactCATAGTcttccaccacttttatgttttttttaatcttctactttttttttaacatttaacaaataaagtaacaaaatattttcattaatattaaaaaacattacataaacttaaaaaaaaaattaaacttaaaaaaaataaattagaaaaaacataaacttaaaaaaataaagtttaaaaaaaaagttaaaaatatcctaatatattaaaataatctaCTAGTCTTCGTCTTCCATGTCGTGGCCGAGTTCGTTGGgagcgttgttccaaatgtactccaccaagtccgcttgtaggttgtgatgtgtgtactcgttacgtagaagaaattgaagaaatggaagaaatgggtgaagccatgataattttttagcgagagatggggtggtagcggTTAAAAATGGTACAAAATATGaagagtttttataaaaaaaagaagagtggtaataaaatgtgagagagaaTGGGTTGGTAGAGAGTGAAAAGTTATGAAAAAAATGGTTAAAtaggtgagtatttataaaaatggaagtgaaaTGGGGTGTTTTTTGAATTAGGACCGTtagtttttaaataattaaaattcagaatttaatttttttttcaaacagtCAAAACACATCGATCCTCACACCTTTTTTGTCATTTAGCGCGCGTCCTAAACGTCGGAACTCGGACGTTGGCGACGAgacccggggggggggggggggggcggcaGGGTATGCCCTTCGGCGCCGGACCAAGACGTCCCGGGGACGGGTGCCATATGCATGTCATTTAAGAAAGAATATATCCGCTTCAAGATTCAGTCCGAACCAACAGACAATATTAAagggttgtttggtagcctctgaatggtcattaagaggctacctcttaatggaaccattaagaattttaccaatgaaaaggtagaagaatgtgacatgtgatgattttcCATTCAGAGGTTTaactcttaaccattcagacttgaggttaactcttattcattcagaggttttaaaccattaaaagGTAGCATCTAAATGGTTATTAAAAGACTACCAAACAACACCTTAGAGTACATGGAGAATCAAATACATGGATGCTACATCAGAACAATATGATGTCATCAATAAGACCCCCCGTAacggggcgttttttttaaaaaaatttgaaaaaaaacgcTGCATAACGCCGGATTCGCCATTACACGGGGCGTTTTCcggcgttttttttgaaaaaaatttgttTTGGCGTGATTTTTAAAACGCTCGAGAATGTGGAACGGACGAATCAAACGGCTAGTTGCTAACggctagtttttatttttattttttttttatttccccctatatatatatatatataccctcAAACATTTTCAACTCAAATAATCACAAAAACTCTCTAAAAAATACAAGAATTTTATAAAAACTTGATGGATTCTCCTAGTTCTTCCTCCATGCTAAACTATTGCTATCACGAGTTTTTTGCGGATGGCGATGGTTCAACCGATGAGGAGGttgagcaagaggcggttacggGTGCTTGTAAACTAGCGATGAGATATGCCGAGCATTGTCGTCGCCCACAAGCCAAAAAAGGTAAAAGAGGTTATATTGAACGAGACCGACGCGGGGCACACGATCGTTTGATGAAGGATTATTTTGACGAGGAGCCGACATATTCGAACGAAATGTTTAGACGTCGTTTCCGAATGAGTAAGCGGTTATTTCTACGTATAGTCCACGACTTGGAAGCCAACTacgatttttttaaacaaaaagcgGATGCGAGAGGGGAACTTGGATTTACCGGTATCCAAAAGTGTACCTCGGCGTTACGAATCCTTGCTTATGGAAACACTACCGACATCAATGACGAGTATCTAAAAATGGGGGAGAAAACAACGAGAGATAGCTTGGAGCATTTTTGTCGCGGTAAAATTCCTATACTTTacacttttattttttttgtctATGTTTacaatttctttaatttttttttgtgactatttttttttttataaaggtataatTGATGTGTACGGTGCGCGTTATCTTAGAACGCCTACATGGGAGGACCTTCAAAAGATCTACGAGGTACATAATGCCGAGCATGGTTTGCCTGGTATGATCGGGAGCATAGATTGCATGCATTGGCGTTGGGATAACTGCCCGACTGCATGGCGAGGCCAACACACACGTGGTGACCAAAAAGGACCCACTATTATTCTTCAGGCGGTTGCTTCacaggacctttgggtttggtctgcttactttggcgtggtcgggtcatgcaatgatatCAACGTTTTTGAACAATCTCCGCTGTTAGAGGAGTGGATTTCTGGCAAAGCTCCTAAAGCGTCGTTTTACGCAAATGGAAACTATTACCCTCATGGATATTACTTGAGCGACGGAATATATCCTAGGTATTCGATTTTCGTGAAAACGTATAGTGATCCTTTTGATGAAAAAAGAGCATAttttaaaaaggttcaagagtcttcacgaaaagacattgagagatgctttggggttcttaaacaacgctggcattatttgagaaatccttgtcgtgcatggagcaagcaaaaaatgagagatgctatgtacgcgtgtataatcatgcacaacatgattttggaagacgaaggaaaggCAATATGCCAGAATTATGTGCCAGAAGCCGTTCAAGAAGAGCATCCGCAGGcgtcaatggaagaaagagtgaataacgcgcgagagttgcgttacgaaccgtaccattcccagttaatggttgatttactacaccacgcatggtcggttcggtaTGTTCCACCGGAGGGAGAGGAAGAAACGGAGGACGAGGGTGAAGAAAGCGAAGATGAAAACTAGTCTTTTTTTTTATATtcggattttaatttttttatttgtagtattttttttatttaatcggattttatgttttttatttctagtattgtattttttttatttaataaagtatttaaagtttaaaaaaaataattgggaaatgattgcatgggcattatctgaataatgccccactacaccattttatggtataatgccccttgctgactgggctgccacatggcgcaaaacgccccatggtgggggcattataatgTTACACCATTACGCATGGTCTAACAAAAAGTGTTGTTTGGGTATATCTAAAAATGTGAAATAAAAGataatttaaaatctgaaaagtGAAATAAGTATTTCGTACTTGTTAGCATTGGCCACCAATTTTCAATTTTCAATACATTTTCAAAAGTAAGTGGCCGGCGGGAACAGTACAAGCACGTGGCGGCCATTTtggttgtttttttcttttttttatataatagcTGTTTATAGGTTCtgtcaaattacaattttatcctaagtttaaaattatgattttgcctcccatcaaaaataaaattttggttttaTCCCttacttaaatttacattttcaaAAGTAAGTGGCCGGCGGGAACAGTACAAGCACGTGGCAGCCattttggttgtttttttttttttttatatataatagcTGTTTATAGGTTTtgtcaaattacaattttatcctaagtttaaaattatgattttgcctcccgtcaaaaataaaattttggttttgtCCCTTacttaaatttacgattttgtcctCAGTTAAAAAATGTGATTTTGCCCCAAGTtcaaataaaattatggttttgcccccagctagagtcctgccaaattacgatttggcccccagttcaaaataaaacttCCCTTTTGCCCCAAGCTAAAAATTAtgattcccccccccccccaattcaaaataaaatatttttttgccctcagttaaaaatattattttacctccaTTAAAACTTTACGATCTTACCTCAGCTAAAAATTGCACTATTGCCATcgttttttttttggcaaaaccatggtagtgttttattttacttggttgactcaattttgtttttattcgtgccaaacagctgcctagcactcgctaattggtcctgacaaattattCTTTTGCCCCGACTCTAAATTACACGTTTGTCACCGTtttggttatttttttttttatcataactatggTACTGTTTTTCTTTAATTGGTTGATGTATATTTTTTGATATCGTGCTATAAAtagcatgtataactaaccgacataaaggcgtacatgttattaaactaagaaatatttggtctagcgccccgcaacgcgggcggcgcATAACCTAGTTAACCTACATATACAAAAACCAAATGGGGGACCCCCATTGGACCAAtatgttttttgttttatatccattttaaaattacgtttttaccctcagttcaaaataaaattaagctttttgtccccatctcaaaattaccatcttgccctcaattcaaaattacgactttgccTGGCACTCTCCCATTGGACCAagtagtttattattttatatctatTCTAAAATCACGTTTTTTGTCcctctttaaaattacggttttgcccccagctcaaaataaaattacgcttttgtcccCAGCTCAAAACTACGATTTTTTCCCTCcactcaaaataaaattgtggttttgccctcagctcagaattaccttttcgcccccagttcaaaataaaattttgtttttacccccacttaaaaattacgattttgccctctgttcaaaaatgtgattttccccgtttaaaaattgtgatttcgccctaaattcaaaattacgttttttcccctgttcaaaataaaattatttttttcccccaactcaaaattacgattttgccctcggttcaaaataaaattgtacTTTTGCCTCAAGCTTAAAATTATGATTGTacccttagttcaaatttatattacgttgttaccccaagttaaaaattacgaatttgcccatgtgaaaatttacaattttgccccaggttcaaatttacagtactgccattactttagcttttgtcaaattacgattttacccccagtcaaaaaatacaactttccctctgttaaaaattacaatattgccattgttttagttttgtttatcaaaactataaaaatgttttattttaattggttgactcgatttaattgttttCCGTGTCAATGAGCTgactaacactcgctcattattcggccatcgccccgcaacgcgagcGGGACATCAACGAGTTATTATACAAAACACACGCCTGCCGTCAGCCGAATAGGTAAACAACAAccaattattttgttttaattttttgtaactttttatgaATGccgctccatatatatatattaacttgagatgtttttattaaagaATAGAACAAGTAATTTACATAAAAATGATataatgacagttttggtcctcATGTGAGAGGCACATGACTAGTCTTAActaaaaaaaatggatgaaggtTAGTGTAAAGAACTTGTGATGTGCaaaagtttcaaattaatgacaCAAGGTGTAATTTCTAAAGACAAATAACACACTGTGCAAATTGGTGTAAAGTTAAAAGGCAAAAcatgtaatttactctaatattaCAAACCCAAAACCATCAATGCAAACCATAAACAATTGCAATTTGCACATAATCAATTTGAATTTAAAACTAGAATTTGTACACAATCAATTGCACATACCCACTTTACAAATACAATGGAGATTTGAGATTGGAGATTTGGAGGCGTGGAATTGGATGATAGTGGGATTTGGGAGGTGGCCAAAGGACGGCATTCGGCAATCGGCAGGGGAGACGGAGTGGCGGAGGACGAGAACGAAGGTGGGAGGCGGCCAGAGGTCGCTGACTTGATGGTGTTGCGCATTGTGCAGTTGTTTGTTTAGTTCAAAATTCAAACCCAATCATTTGGGCTTTTAACCAACCATGTGAGCTTTGTGTTTTAATTAATCGAGTTGTTGAGTTTTAATTATAGTAGCATATTAACGATTTATCAGTGGGTTTTTAATCATAAATGCGGGGttggtagggctgtaaacgaaccgaacgaacatgaacaagaccatgttcgtgttcgttcgttaagaaaattaacatgttcgtgaactgttcacgaacgcataccgaacataagtttatgttcatgttcgttcgttaagtaaATTCAGTTGTTCaagaacagttcgtgaacactggtctcgaacacaaacgaatgcaagtgaacacaaacgaacgcaagcaaaCAAAAaagaacgcaaacgaacatttaacttgaaaataaaaaaaaataaaaatattggtTATCCTTAAACATCTTAtttataagtagttaaatacaaccattaAATGATAAAttaaaacacaagaagtctaataCACCACCAAAAGATGAATCaactttaactaacttagacataattatccccaaaaatgtcttagcatgtccaaattttagctaacttagaaaaaaacaGGGTTTTAAGTTTTCAATATGtatagataaaaggtttattatttattatttttgaatataatcaaacgaacacggaCGAATGTAatcgaacatattaccgaacgttcacgaacgcagtcgaacgaacgggacctatgttcatgttcgttcgctaagctaaccgaacgaaattttttgttcgtgttcgttcgttaaactaatcgaacgaacataaacgaacttcccgccgaacgattcacgaactgttcgttgaacgttcggttcgtttacagtcCTAGGGGTTGGGCTTTCAATAAAAGCCAATTTTTTTTAGTGATAGCCTAAAATAATCTTAGGGgtaaagtaattttttttttccagGGGTAACAACATATAAAAAAACGTAGAAAAAGTTTGCACTAAGTCGTAAAAGTTGAGGGGTAGCATTCGCTACCCCTATTTGTGAGTTATGTCCACCCAGCATATAGTGTAATCATCAAATGTATACACTATATCAGTATATCGTTagaattataattttttttaattaataaaccAATAATTCACCAATAAACTCTTATTTTTTAGTTTCATAATAATAAGTACTATTATCTCATAATAATCAATTATTATTCCAAAACTTTCTTTCCCATTTGTGATTCACATGAATGTTTAAACTCCTATAATGTTTTACTTATTTATGTTTCACTTATTTATGATACAACTGCCACATTGTTCTTCTATATTTTCAACAATGTATATATGAGAATAACTTTCTTTATCAATGACGTTTCCTCTATGCCATAAGATATTGATCAATGGTTGTAAGCGCATCTTTTTGCAACAATAGAAGGGTAAAATCGCTCACGTCACGATATATAAATACAATTGAAATCAAATATAAAATTAGACGGGATCAAGATCAATATCAATATCAATATCAGACGAGAGCAGATTGAATGATATGTGTATTTCCATATCTTCTATATATCATTGAAACAAAATCGAACGCGAAAAGTTAGATCCAAATTGGATATGGAGGTCGATTTCTCTTCCTCACATGTTGTGTAAACCTATTAAAGAAATATCTAGATGGAAATCAACTGAGAACAAACCGAATCAAATGTGACCATCAGACCATATCTAAACAGAACATATCATATGAGAACATATAATCAATAACATATGCAATATACACATGTGGTGCAATCATGAGTGAATACACTAAAGTATAAACTAGCAATAAATATAGTATAATTATCACTAATGGATACACTATACTAAGAATACAAATACATATGTAAGGTAATCACTGATATGTACACTAAGGTATCACTGGTAACACATTTTTAATCACAAATGACAATGTATACAATAAAGTATAATCAGGAACTCATGTAGTGTTATTACTTACGCATACACTATATATGTTAGAAAATAATATGCAAAGTAATCACCAATGCAATACACTAAACTCTAAAGTAGAAGTAGTAACATAAGTAGTATAATTACCAATGCATACACCAATGTACCACCAGCAACAAATATAGTATAATCACCAATGTATTCACTATACTATCCTGACATCTAATGTAATCGCTAGTCCAAACACTAGAGTTTCTACGGTAACACAAACAATGCTATCATGATAGGAATCATCTTCTAGTTTCTAGTTTAAATGTCAATTGTTTATTTTAGGAGGGGGGTAAGTGCAAATAATATAGTATAAGTATGAGTCGGTAATTACTTGGGGAGGAGGATAAGAAAAGGCGTAAGTTTGTTAGGCTCTGTTTACAGAGAGAGGACGTAGCCCTGGGAACTCTTCGGAgtttgttatcgagtctgtaagaTCCGATTGGATCATCTTCTTCGTATCAATTTCAATTTCAGTTTATATTACTTCTTACAATATCAGCTGAATTGTTATTATTCAGTATCAGATCTTATCATTGGTCCGACCTACCTCACCTCTGCTCTCCTTTTGATTTCAATTTCTAGATCTGTGTCACATTTGGATCTCAGATCTAATTCGATTTCAGATCTGCTCGACCTGCCATTGACCTGCTGAGACCATGGTGAATCAGACGTCTAGATTGGATGTTCACGACCAGCAGATTCAACAATTACAATCCGATGTTGCCGAAATCAAATCCACGTTGAAATCGTTGGAAGAAGAACGTGTTGAGTTGGCTGAATTTCGTAAAATTCTGCTCAACTGGATGACACAACATGAGAAGAAAGGGAAAGAAGAGTCGTTGGGATCTAGTTTTAGATCTGGATCGGTATTAGCTCAACTGGAGACGATAGTTTCCAGATCTGAAGAACGCTTGAGTGGTTGTGGACAATTGATGTCGACGGGTCATACATATTCACGCTCTCTAGGTTATGATTCTAAATTGCCTACTCCAGGTACGCCACTTGCTTCCGTTAGATCCAAATCTGACAAAATTCTGATCAATACTTCACAATCCGATGTGTTTGGCGCTGTTAATCTGCGATCGATTAGCTCTTATTATGGATCTTTGTCTCCTGTGGCTCAATTGACTGTGCTCATCTCCGGCTCTGACGATAAGTCGTCTGGTCATGAAAGTTTGATGTCGACTAAGGCTAATTGGGCTATATATGATATTGTACACTGGAAATTGGGCTCTGAACCAGTGATGGGTCACGATGTGGAGCTGAAAAAAGTTGTGGATTTGGATTATCCAGATCCAGGCCAAGGTGTGGACCAAAAAATGGTTGTGGGCTTGATTTTTTCCGATTTGGACTTATGTGAGAAGGGAAAAGCTCCGTTTGACAGGGGAAAGAGTTCATTGTCTCACCGTCATCTAAATGGAACGCGATTGACGTTTTCGGCTACATGCCATTTATGGGTCGTGCATGGGCAGCCTCGGCCACCGGACGACGCATAGGAGGAGACCTCTACTGGGATCCTGGGACAGGTTTCTGATCAAAGTCTTGAGGACAAGACTTTTTTGAAGGGGGAAGTAATGATAGGAATCATGTTCTAGTTTCTAGTTTAAATGTCAATTGTCTATTTTAGGATTGGGAGGGGGGGTAAGTGCAAATAATATAGTATAAGTATGAGTCAGTAATTACTTGGGGAGGAGGATAAGAAAAGGCGTAAGTTTGTTAGGCTCTGTTTACAGAGAGAGGGCGTAGCCCTGGGAACTCTTCGGAgtttgttatcgagtctgtaagaTCCGATTGGATCATCTTCTTCGTATCAATTTCAATTTCAGTTTATATTACTTCTTACAATATCAGCTGAATTGTTATTATTCAGTATCGGATACAAATAACTAGTAGGGTGCCCGCCCGATGCGGCGAAggcgacactttgcattgcgGTACTCGTTTCTGGTaattttcttattcgtataatatttattgtAGCACTATTGTGATGGATATACTTTATGAGCGAAGTTATGGGTTAGTCCATTTCATTGTAGTGTGCATGGTTTTGTCTGTTTAGTTATGATCCTGAATCGAAGTCATCTATTAGTCTATCTTATTAACTAATCAGTTTTCGGTTAATCAGTTTGATTTATTCGGTAAGATTGATGGTTTGTTATTTAGTTTGtttaatttcagttaatagcTAAAATCAAACTTgggctaaaacttttgcttaaAAATACATGAAAGTGAGgtgtaaatacatgaaatagatgtacaaatacatgaaatggaaatatatataaaaattgaggtataaatataaaaaaaatgaaatggatgtataaaaactagaaatatataaaaatatgaataaCCGATTaagttaattttggttaaacgagTCTACAAAAAACTGATAACCGGTTTTTGGTTAATTCTGTTTTCGACTAATCGGTTTTTAGTTAATTCAGTTTTTTGttgatttcggttcggttttatcTGTTTTCGGTTAACAATTCAGTTATTTTGTTCACTCCTATACAGTGTTAATCATGTAACATatcaattttttaattaaaaaaatatagctATACTATACTCAAACTAAAGAGAATTAACGACCATAACGTCTTCgtacgttaatattattttttgtgtaacttttttaaaataatattaacgtaCGAAGACGTTATGGTCGTTTAAAAATCGTGATGTAGTAAGGGAACAAAATGTACATATTAACAAATTATCAATAATTTGGTTAAATATGAGGGAGTTAAAATGTAAttagtgtgacacctgtgtcaccgcgaccatcaaacaaataccaagccgatgaaatattgtatttcatacttgggatcttgtataaatatgtgtatgttttgcacatatcaattattgttcaatttcaaactctacattgctttctagagcattatacgcaaactggtgcgtaaacgtactcagtttaatgcgacaaatactccggaacatcaacatatactcaacataccttaaataacctttacataacttagaaataagttttgaaggcttgggtataacaaaaacaagttaattcgcttacaaggactaaacttgacaaactgcgaaagtatgccaatttgaattgtaacgaacattccggaacgtgttcataagttaaacatacgctaaatatcctctacatagcttagaaataggctttgaggtgtttggtatgctaaaacaaacttttggatcattcacggactaaaagtgtcaaaaagtgcacaagtttgcactttcgcgcataacttacgttctgaatacatccggacatccaaaaatttatgtaagcatccttatattatgccttagtgttgggcatgagaaaaatccattcgtcgcgtcatttggatcgtctttcgcgcttatgcgcattccgtcgtaattaagcgaacatcgcaatcgtacggccaaacgaaccgacatccggaatatctttgagcatatttcatgtcccctacactttaacttcatcttagagccttgaaatgaggttaacggggcttaaacgtgccaaaaatgggccaaaatacgtgtttctgaagtgcagggaccaaaattgtaaattctgatctgggaaccttaggcggggcgcgtaagg encodes the following:
- the LOC110910063 gene encoding protein ALP1-like; translation: MDSPSSSSMLNYCYHEFFADGDGSTDEEVEQEAVTGACKLAMRYAEHCRRPQAKKGKRGYIERDRRGAHDRLMKDYFDEEPTYSNEMFRRRFRMSKRLFLRIVHDLEANYDFFKQKADARGELGFTGIQKCTSALRILAYGNTTDINDEYLKMGEKTTRDSLEHFCRGIIDVYGARYLRTPTWEDLQKIYEVHNAEHGLPGMIGSIDCMHWRWDNCPTAWRGQHTRGDQKGPTIILQAVASQDLWVWSAYFGVVGSCNDINVFEQSPLLEEWISGKAPKASFYANGNYYPHGYYLSDGIYPRYSIFVKTYSDPFDEKRAYFKKVQESSRKDIERCFGVLKQRWHYLRNPCRAWSKQKMRDAMYACIIMHNMILEDEGKAICQNYVPEAVQEEHPQASMEERVNNARELRYEPYHSQLMVDLLHHAWSVRYVPPEGEEETEDEGEESEDEN